The Pseudomonadota bacterium genome includes a window with the following:
- a CDS encoding phytanoyl-CoA dioxygenase family protein has protein sequence MTPEKVLTHAPKILDQSEREYFFETGYLLKERFVSEDWLARLWEVTERMVDESRGLSTSNDKFDLEPAHTADAPKLRRLTQPVDHDPVYWEFASNSMITDLAEDLLGPNIKFHHSKLNFKWFGGGEEVKWHQDIQFWPHTNFSVLTIGVYLDDVDDVTGPMGVLPGSHKGELFDQYNGDNQWVGCLSNQDLKKVELDKAVYMKGPAGSVTVHHCRALHGSMANNHPSKARPLLLNAFSSADALPITPNPTPSRHNGRIVRGEAARYAEFDPFPARLPPDWSGGYSSIFALQQEDDKKAAGIKG, from the coding sequence ATGACGCCCGAAAAGGTGTTGACCCACGCGCCTAAAATTCTGGACCAATCGGAGCGCGAATATTTTTTCGAAACCGGATATCTGCTCAAGGAACGCTTTGTAAGCGAAGACTGGTTGGCGCGACTGTGGGAAGTGACCGAGCGCATGGTCGACGAAAGCCGAGGGTTGAGCACATCAAACGATAAGTTCGACCTAGAGCCGGCGCACACGGCGGATGCCCCCAAATTGCGCCGCCTTACCCAACCAGTCGACCATGACCCGGTATATTGGGAGTTCGCGTCGAATTCGATGATTACCGATCTAGCCGAGGATTTACTCGGCCCGAACATCAAATTTCATCATTCGAAGCTCAATTTCAAATGGTTTGGCGGCGGCGAAGAGGTGAAATGGCACCAGGACATTCAATTTTGGCCGCACACCAATTTCAGCGTTCTGACGATTGGCGTCTATCTCGATGATGTCGACGATGTGACGGGGCCGATGGGTGTCCTTCCCGGAAGCCACAAAGGCGAGCTATTTGATCAATATAATGGCGACAATCAGTGGGTTGGCTGCCTGAGCAATCAAGATCTGAAAAAGGTCGAGTTGGACAAGGCGGTCTACATGAAAGGTCCGGCCGGCTCCGTCACCGTTCACCATTGCCGGGCGCTGCACGGCTCCATGGCCAACAATCATCCGAGCAAAGCGCGCCCGCTCCTGTTGAACGCTTTTTCCTCAGCCGATGCCTTGCCGATCACGCCCAATCCCACGCCGTCGCGCCATAACGGCAGAATCGTACGCGGTGAGGCCGCGCGCTATGCCGAGTTCGACCCCTTCCCGGCCCGCCTGCCGCCGGATTGGTCCGGCGGCTACTCCTCCATTTTTGCACTCCAACAGGAAGATGACAAAAAAGCGGCCGGTATTAAGGGGTAA
- a CDS encoding RidA family protein has product MVQQAIRIKTDPDPYEAFCLAQAYRVDNMIYVSGQAAFSLEGKVVGAGDFDAQAVQVFENLQTVLQAGGSDLSKVIKVTIFLKDMGNFSKIIALRKKYFTPPYPADTIVEITGLALPELEIEIEAMAFVDGEIIG; this is encoded by the coding sequence ATGGTGCAACAAGCGATCCGCATAAAGACCGACCCGGACCCATATGAGGCGTTTTGCCTCGCTCAGGCTTACCGGGTCGACAATATGATTTACGTCTCTGGCCAAGCAGCCTTCAGCTTGGAAGGAAAGGTCGTCGGCGCCGGAGATTTCGATGCCCAGGCGGTGCAGGTTTTTGAGAATTTACAGACCGTTCTGCAAGCTGGCGGATCAGATTTATCCAAGGTCATCAAGGTAACTATATTTTTGAAAGACATGGGTAATTTCAGCAAAATAATCGCACTGCGCAAAAAATATTTCACACCGCCTTATCCGGCAGACACCATCGTCGAAATTACCGGCCTCGCGCTGCCGGAACTAGAGATCGAAATAGAGGCGATGGCGTTCGTCGACGGCGAAATTATCGGCTGA
- a CDS encoding enoyl-CoA hydratase, with translation MTKAKAILTQRSKSVLTLTLNRPEVLNAVNGPLTEQLFDELAAVENDSRIRCVVIRGAGGHFMAGGDLKLFHGELNRESDERRRFFEKFVYQVHPLIQVIKRLPKPVVASVEGAAGGFGVSLMLACDLVIAADTSFYTMAYCSIGTSPDGSSTYFLPRSVGLKKAMELALLCERFDAETAKDLGMVNWVVPHKDLVSETAKLSQRLASGPTRAYGNTKKLLNASLHSTLDDQLQAEAESFAACAGTSDFVEGISAFVEKRKAKFKGK, from the coding sequence ATGACGAAGGCGAAAGCAATTCTCACGCAAAGATCAAAGAGCGTTCTCACGCTGACACTCAACCGGCCGGAAGTGCTGAACGCGGTGAATGGGCCGCTCACCGAACAGTTGTTCGATGAACTAGCCGCGGTAGAGAATGATTCCCGCATACGCTGCGTCGTGATCCGTGGTGCGGGAGGGCATTTCATGGCCGGCGGCGATCTCAAATTGTTTCACGGCGAACTCAACCGTGAATCGGATGAACGCCGCCGTTTCTTTGAAAAATTCGTCTATCAGGTGCATCCCTTGATCCAAGTGATCAAGCGCCTGCCTAAGCCGGTCGTTGCTAGCGTTGAGGGTGCGGCGGGCGGTTTCGGCGTGAGCCTGATGCTGGCTTGCGATCTGGTGATCGCTGCAGATACCAGCTTCTACACAATGGCCTATTGCAGCATCGGCACCAGTCCGGACGGCTCGTCGACATATTTTTTGCCGCGCTCCGTAGGGCTAAAAAAGGCGATGGAGCTGGCCCTGCTGTGCGAGCGTTTCGATGCTGAAACCGCAAAGGATCTCGGCATGGTCAATTGGGTGGTCCCGCATAAAGACTTGGTGAGCGAGACGGCAAAACTTTCGCAGCGTCTGGCAAGCGGGCCGACCCGTGCCTATGGCAATACGAAAAAATTGCTAAATGCCTCGCTGCACTCCACCCTTGACGACCAATTGCAGGCGGAAGCCGAAAGCTTCGCGGCTTGCGCTGGTACTTCCGATTTTGTCGAAGGCATCAGCGCGTTTGTCGAGAAACGTAAGGCCAAATTCAAAGGAAAATAG
- a CDS encoding nuclear transport factor 2 family protein, whose amino-acid sequence MGSHSHEHYVKLVEQEYFGNVARQNIAGILDCFTEDARVTIYHGDNEPRRFSGAADAGASPLRSFFDHLLANYDPHFEDFTHFVDAENDRCAAYFKVRLMPKAVSPYVASGVLNLHNCNFFLCRAGKIHDMTVYYSNPDAAKIAGPAPTGFPKAS is encoded by the coding sequence ATGGGCAGCCATTCACACGAACATTACGTCAAACTTGTCGAACAAGAATATTTCGGCAATGTCGCCCGTCAGAATATTGCTGGCATCCTCGACTGTTTTACCGAGGATGCGCGGGTTACGATCTATCACGGTGACAATGAGCCACGCCGGTTTAGTGGTGCGGCCGATGCCGGCGCGTCGCCGCTCCGCAGTTTTTTCGATCATTTGCTCGCTAATTACGATCCTCATTTCGAGGACTTCACCCATTTCGTGGATGCGGAAAACGATCGATGCGCCGCGTATTTTAAGGTGCGCCTCATGCCAAAGGCGGTTTCACCCTATGTGGCGTCCGGTGTTCTAAATCTGCACAACTGCAATTTCTTCCTGTGCCGCGCAGGTAAGATCCACGACATGACTGTCTATTATTCCAATCCAGACGCGGCCAAGATCGCTGGACCGGCACCGACCGGTTTTCCCAAAGCAAGCTAA
- a CDS encoding ATP-binding protein — protein MPKPGPPKTEMEISQILAAAAHDMRQPIYSLNLLLAALAGRAEDADTAALVNGAQISADGVSGAIEAILDISAMRAADAEPDMVEFDIAGLFNHCRDQFAGQAATKGLELRVVPCALRVRSDPLLLQRLLDNLISNAIRHTESGRVLVECRRDKDILLIGVLNSGPDLDEQTLALFSGSRRSSDSVSRSAWRGFALGLSIAREFGTMLGHAMSISSEPGRGTAVWLEVGVATARGEPKVSSAGIAAPLPEVDAMIALVEDDPEVYFATSELLAGWGYQVFGGASAKEAIDDCAANAGGRCPDLLLSDFKLRNAQTAVDVIMGFNRHFDSKIPAIIVSGDPSAVLDVVVDGLEFEILQKPIRAEKLRALVRYALENSR, from the coding sequence ATGCCGAAACCTGGGCCGCCCAAGACGGAAATGGAAATCAGCCAAATTTTGGCGGCCGCAGCGCATGACATGCGCCAACCTATTTATTCCCTCAATCTATTATTGGCCGCTCTTGCCGGCCGCGCCGAGGACGCTGACACGGCAGCACTTGTAAATGGCGCACAAATATCCGCCGACGGGGTATCAGGCGCGATCGAAGCAATTCTCGACATTTCCGCTATGCGCGCCGCCGATGCGGAGCCGGATATGGTGGAGTTCGATATCGCCGGATTGTTCAACCATTGCCGCGACCAATTTGCCGGCCAAGCGGCCACCAAGGGCTTGGAGCTTCGCGTCGTTCCCTGCGCACTCCGTGTGCGGAGCGATCCCCTTCTGTTGCAGCGCCTATTGGATAATTTGATCTCAAATGCGATACGCCATACTGAGTCGGGCCGGGTGCTGGTCGAATGCCGCCGAGACAAAGATATATTGCTGATCGGCGTCCTCAATAGCGGGCCGGACTTAGATGAACAGACACTTGCGCTATTTTCTGGGTCGAGAAGGAGTAGCGATTCGGTATCGCGCTCGGCCTGGCGTGGCTTTGCCTTGGGACTATCGATCGCGCGCGAGTTCGGCACAATGCTCGGTCACGCCATGTCGATATCTTCCGAGCCGGGACGTGGCACTGCCGTTTGGCTAGAGGTTGGCGTCGCGACGGCGCGCGGCGAACCGAAAGTATCTTCCGCAGGAATCGCCGCACCCTTGCCTGAGGTCGACGCCATGATCGCGCTCGTGGAAGACGACCCCGAGGTATATTTTGCGACCTCGGAATTATTGGCCGGTTGGGGATATCAGGTGTTTGGCGGCGCATCGGCCAAGGAGGCGATTGACGACTGTGCGGCAAACGCCGGCGGCAGGTGCCCTGACCTGCTGCTCTCGGATTTCAAATTGCGGAATGCGCAAACGGCGGTCGATGTGATTATGGGATTTAACCGGCACTTCGATAGCAAGATTCCGGCAATCATCGTGTCTGGCGATCCTTCGGCGGTGCTCGATGTCGTGGTCGATGGCCTGGAATTTGAGATTTTACAGAAGCCGATCCGCGCAGAAAAACTCCGCGCGCTCGTGCGCTATGCGCTGGAGAATAGCCGTTAG
- a CDS encoding ROK family protein — protein MVEQTNMRIGIDIGGTKIAAVILDEEGREQARCRADISRDYNGTIDIISKTVAQLESQVRPAARIGISMPGVVNGAGEPMLVANLPWLQGRPFRSDLERLFERPVHIGNDANCFALSEATDGAAAGAAVVFGVILGTGVGGGLVVNGRIVAGANATAGEWGHNPLPWREPSDGDEITCGCGQTGCIETWLNGAALSRDYFSVAGRAAKPEEISRLASSGQDHARHAVSLYERRLARALAAAINFLDPDVIVLGGGLSAIPSLYTEVPRLWSRYASSGAPVTRIVEAKYGPDSGVRGAAWI, from the coding sequence ATGGTTGAGCAAACCAACATGCGCATCGGCATCGATATCGGCGGCACCAAGATTGCCGCCGTGATACTGGACGAAGAGGGCAGGGAGCAGGCCCGCTGCCGTGCTGATATCTCACGCGATTATAACGGCACGATCGACATTATCTCCAAGACAGTGGCCCAATTGGAAAGCCAGGTACGGCCGGCGGCGCGGATCGGCATCAGCATGCCGGGAGTTGTCAACGGCGCCGGCGAACCGATGTTGGTGGCTAATTTGCCGTGGTTGCAAGGCAGGCCTTTTCGCAGTGACCTGGAGCGTCTGTTTGAACGCCCCGTGCATATCGGAAATGACGCGAACTGCTTTGCCTTATCGGAAGCGACCGACGGCGCGGCGGCAGGCGCCGCTGTGGTGTTCGGGGTGATTCTCGGCACCGGGGTCGGTGGCGGCCTGGTCGTCAATGGCCGGATCGTTGCCGGCGCCAACGCGACGGCGGGCGAATGGGGCCACAACCCCCTGCCGTGGCGCGAACCTTCGGACGGCGACGAGATCACCTGCGGCTGCGGTCAAACCGGGTGCATCGAAACCTGGCTGAACGGCGCGGCCTTGTCGCGCGATTATTTTTCGGTGGCCGGGCGAGCAGCAAAGCCCGAGGAAATATCCCGCCTCGCCAGCAGCGGCCAGGACCATGCGCGGCATGCTGTATCGCTTTATGAGAGGCGGTTGGCGCGAGCGCTCGCCGCCGCCATTAATTTTCTCGACCCCGATGTCATTGTGCTGGGCGGCGGGCTTTCTGCGATCCCCAGCCTTTATACCGAGGTGCCGCGGCTTTGGTCACGCTATGCCTCCTCCGGCGCCCCGGTGACGCGCATAGTGGAGGCTAAATATGGGCCGGATAGCGGCGTGCGCGGTGCTGCCTGGATTTAG
- the nagA gene encoding N-acetylglucosamine-6-phosphate deacetylase produces the protein MYALTNCRIHIASKRLEAPAVLIEGRHISDIVEMSDIPADIPQHNLDGGHLAPGFIDVQVNGGGGVMFNTAPTVETIARMAKTHRRFGTVGFLPTLITDERGHIRQAIDAVCEALAAATPGVLGIHLEGPIINPERKGMHDAGHIGALDAEIIDGLGAVPGARVVTLAPECAPPGLIAQLTAAGIRVSAGHTQATAEQVTAAQQAGLLGVTHLFNAMTQFTGRAPGAVGAALANADLWCGIIADGVHVHETSILAAWRAKQDKLFLVTDAMAPVGTEMAAFEYRGEKVTVRDGSCFLANGCLAGSTLDMASAVRNCVRNVLIPLEAALRMASTHPAEFLGLGDSLGKIATGYDASLVWLDDDLMVKATWVKGHYEYHG, from the coding sequence TTGTACGCCTTGACGAACTGTCGCATCCATATCGCTTCCAAGCGCCTGGAAGCGCCTGCTGTTCTTATCGAAGGCCGGCATATTTCGGACATTGTGGAAATGTCGGACATCCCGGCCGATATCCCCCAGCACAACTTGGACGGCGGCCATTTGGCACCCGGGTTTATTGATGTTCAGGTCAATGGCGGTGGCGGCGTCATGTTCAATACGGCGCCGACGGTAGAAACCATCGCGCGCATGGCTAAGACTCACCGGCGCTTCGGCACCGTCGGATTTCTGCCGACCCTGATCACGGACGAACGCGGACATATCAGGCAGGCGATTGACGCGGTATGCGAGGCCTTGGCGGCGGCAACGCCTGGCGTGCTCGGCATTCATCTCGAAGGCCCGATCATAAATCCGGAGCGCAAAGGAATGCATGATGCCGGCCATATAGGTGCGCTCGACGCGGAGATTATCGACGGGCTTGGCGCTGTGCCGGGGGCCCGGGTCGTCACGCTGGCGCCGGAATGCGCGCCGCCCGGGTTAATCGCTCAATTGACAGCGGCCGGCATCCGCGTTTCGGCCGGACATACACAGGCCACGGCGGAGCAAGTTACAGCAGCGCAACAAGCGGGCTTATTGGGTGTAACGCATTTGTTCAATGCAATGACCCAATTCACCGGCCGTGCGCCTGGCGCCGTCGGCGCAGCGCTCGCCAATGCCGATCTTTGGTGCGGCATCATTGCCGACGGCGTGCATGTCCATGAGACGTCGATTCTCGCGGCCTGGCGGGCAAAGCAAGACAAGCTTTTTCTCGTCACCGATGCAATGGCGCCGGTCGGCACCGAAATGGCCGCCTTCGAATATCGGGGAGAGAAAGTTACGGTGCGCGACGGATCATGTTTCCTGGCGAATGGCTGCCTTGCGGGCTCGACCCTCGATATGGCCAGCGCCGTGCGAAATTGCGTGCGAAACGTTTTGATTCCGCTCGAAGCTGCGCTTCGCATGGCTTCGACACATCCCGCTGAGTTTCTTGGGCTTGGAGATTCTCTCGGAAAAATCGCGACCGGCTATGACGCCAGTCTAGTCTGGCTGGATGATGACCTCATGGTCAAAGCGACCTGGGTGAAAGGGCATTACGAATATCATGGTTGA
- a CDS encoding MBL fold metallo-hydrolase translates to MLLTLLGTGCPQVDTRRFGPSQIVRHHGGTYLVDCGSGTTQRLYGAGSNGAAVDAVFLTHLHSDHIVDLFQLFISSWHQGRDRPQYIYGPKGTKRYVEGLLKLWKPEFSQRIAHEMRSTTAALGAEVVEIESGEVFRSGDMVVTAVEVDHYPVSPAFGFLFETSTARLAISGDTTYCPALIKAAKGVDVLVHEVYIHDGTPQRMLMRENQGSINVMSYHTSSDVVGKVAREMEAGVLVLSHFVPTRFDEEELLQQVSADFDGPILVGEDLMNVDVEQRRVLSFGMSVALGKQQAPKNKKYKPLDHPTAAAQQQAAADAQAAVRLEAVSWLEAATKANVPTKLKTPSKSKASAKPTTPPKPKTSAKSKTSAKSKASAKSQASTKSKTSAKSRVTAKSAVKSAAKSKTKSGAKPRTKSVAKKKTNRSKPS, encoded by the coding sequence ATGCTTTTAACCCTCCTCGGCACCGGCTGCCCGCAAGTCGATACCCGTCGGTTCGGCCCGTCGCAAATCGTGCGCCATCATGGCGGCACCTATTTGGTCGATTGCGGCTCGGGCACGACTCAGCGCCTCTATGGCGCGGGCAGCAACGGCGCCGCAGTGGACGCCGTCTTTCTCACCCATCTACATTCGGACCACATTGTCGACCTCTTTCAGCTCTTCATTTCGAGTTGGCATCAGGGACGCGACCGGCCGCAATATATCTACGGCCCCAAGGGCACCAAGCGCTATGTCGAAGGCTTGCTGAAGCTGTGGAAACCGGAATTCAGTCAACGCATCGCGCATGAGATGCGCTCCACCACTGCGGCGCTCGGAGCGGAAGTGGTGGAAATAGAGTCAGGTGAAGTTTTCCGCTCCGGCGATATGGTTGTGACCGCGGTCGAAGTCGATCACTACCCGGTCAGTCCGGCTTTTGGATTCCTCTTCGAAACCTCGACGGCTCGCCTGGCCATCAGCGGCGATACCACCTATTGCCCGGCCTTGATCAAGGCCGCCAAGGGTGTCGATGTATTGGTGCATGAAGTCTATATCCATGACGGCACGCCACAGCGGATGTTGATGCGCGAAAATCAAGGCAGCATCAATGTGATGAGCTATCACACCAGCTCCGACGTAGTCGGCAAAGTGGCACGCGAAATGGAAGCTGGCGTTCTCGTGCTCAGCCATTTTGTGCCCACTCGATTCGACGAAGAGGAGTTGTTGCAGCAGGTGAGTGCTGATTTTGACGGCCCCATCTTGGTCGGCGAGGATTTGATGAACGTCGATGTGGAGCAACGCCGGGTATTGAGTTTTGGCATGTCGGTGGCGCTGGGCAAACAGCAAGCGCCAAAGAACAAAAAATACAAACCCTTGGATCATCCAACTGCCGCGGCGCAGCAACAGGCGGCAGCCGATGCACAGGCGGCGGTCAGATTGGAGGCAGTTTCCTGGTTAGAAGCCGCGACTAAGGCGAACGTTCCGACCAAGTTGAAAACTCCGTCCAAGTCGAAAGCTTCGGCCAAGCCGACAACTCCGCCCAAGCCGAAAACTTCAGCCAAGTCGAAAACTTCAGCCAAGTCGAAGGCTTCAGCCAAGTCGCAAGCTTCAACCAAGTCAAAAACCTCAGCCAAGTCGAGAGTTACGGCCAAGTCAGCAGTTAAGTCGGCGGCCAAATCTAAAACCAAATCAGGGGCCAAGCCTCGGACCAAGTCTGTTGCCAAGAAGAAAACCAATCGCTCAAAACCATCCTAA
- a CDS encoding aspartate/glutamate racemase family protein: protein MTKRRVLVLVPVVLDESGLAKRRAQQNSVELGPDIEFDYRPVKAGPALYDSYHDFALADVAMFEAGLSAEQDGYDAVCIDTMSDSGVNALRSVLDIPVIAPAKASYLMCLLLATRFGVLTQWDRWDIIYRKTLQEYGLADKCVGFRSPGLAPDPVNLLGGKEDVVFPQFLKCGQELVEMGAEAICLGSTTMHEAHEFLARELPVPVINPGPLTYKLAETVLGMGLSHSRKAYPPPSYLKLNLAHAMMDGAAAFDGED, encoded by the coding sequence ATGACGAAAAGAAGAGTCTTGGTCTTGGTTCCGGTGGTGCTGGATGAAAGCGGTCTTGCCAAACGACGGGCGCAGCAAAATTCGGTCGAACTTGGCCCCGACATTGAGTTTGATTATCGCCCGGTTAAGGCCGGCCCCGCGCTCTACGACAGCTATCACGATTTTGCCCTGGCCGATGTCGCGATGTTCGAGGCCGGTCTCAGCGCCGAGCAAGACGGCTATGACGCAGTGTGCATCGATACCATGAGCGATTCCGGCGTCAACGCGTTGCGCTCGGTATTGGACATTCCTGTCATCGCGCCCGCCAAAGCGTCCTACCTGATGTGTCTTCTTCTCGCCACCCGCTTCGGCGTCCTGACCCAGTGGGACCGCTGGGACATCATCTATCGCAAAACCTTGCAAGAATACGGCCTCGCCGACAAATGCGTCGGCTTCCGTTCGCCAGGCCTCGCGCCTGATCCCGTAAACCTGCTCGGCGGCAAGGAAGACGTGGTATTCCCGCAATTCCTCAAATGCGGCCAGGAATTGGTTGAGATGGGCGCAGAGGCAATTTGTCTTGGCTCCACCACCATGCATGAAGCGCATGAATTCCTAGCGCGCGAGCTGCCAGTACCGGTGATTAATCCAGGACCGTTAACCTACAAACTTGCTGAAACAGTGCTCGGCATGGGCCTCAGCCACAGCCGCAAAGCCTACCCGCCGCCAAGCTATCTCAAACTCAATCTGGCCCACGCCATGATGGATGGTGCCGCAGCTTTTGACGGTGAGGATTGA
- a CDS encoding aspartate aminotransferase family protein codes for MSRDWDQLEKWDRSYYLHGLQAASEHTYAPVDSMDGNWFTLADGTRMLDFMSQLISDSMGHRHPAIHAELTRAMERYGHVYFGMANEYRARAAKLIIEDLLGEAGWAGRARIFSSGTDAVESCITMARLYTGKSVILTQAHSFHGMVMGSTMARGYRANISPAGNFNQVQDVPGFPAQGYIPIPAPEFEDWQGTGRLPSLEATEQIVRAIGGENIAAVITEPMLGAGGTFPHRDYTAGLRDISKRHGFLWIDDEVICGVGRLGEWFGYMHWPGVEPDLIAAGKGLNGSALPVGAVIASKEISEHFEAARWWSGSTWDGHPLVCATIVGNLEYMLANNMLQQVRQRGAYLKERLDALDEKHPSIGRVSGRGLFYTVDLINGEGTPIVPEDRYSAFTGDLTQMPNNIIAGENAKRGIFLGGFTPNTIKLGPPFTITQDEIDLAIDSLDQALDIIDDKFVKN; via the coding sequence ATGTCGCGTGATTGGGATCAATTAGAAAAATGGGACCGTTCCTACTACCTGCACGGTTTGCAAGCGGCGTCTGAACATACCTATGCCCCGGTCGATAGCATGGACGGCAATTGGTTTACGTTAGCGGACGGCACCCGCATGCTCGATTTTATGAGTCAGCTTATATCGGACAGCATGGGCCACCGTCATCCCGCTATCCATGCCGAATTAACACGCGCTATGGAGCGCTACGGCCATGTCTATTTTGGTATGGCCAATGAGTATCGCGCCAGGGCGGCCAAACTGATCATTGAGGATTTGCTCGGCGAGGCGGGCTGGGCTGGCCGGGCAAGGATTTTCTCTTCCGGCACCGATGCGGTGGAAAGCTGCATCACCATGGCACGGCTCTATACCGGGAAATCCGTCATCCTCACCCAGGCGCATTCGTTCCATGGCATGGTCATGGGCTCAACAATGGCGCGTGGGTACCGCGCGAATATCTCGCCGGCCGGAAATTTTAATCAAGTTCAGGACGTCCCCGGATTTCCGGCGCAGGGCTATATTCCCATTCCCGCGCCCGAGTTTGAGGATTGGCAGGGTACGGGTCGTCTTCCATCGCTGGAAGCCACCGAGCAGATCGTCCGTGCCATTGGCGGTGAGAATATTGCGGCGGTGATTACCGAACCCATGCTGGGCGCTGGCGGCACGTTTCCGCACCGTGACTACACCGCCGGCCTCAGGGATATTTCCAAGCGCCACGGCTTCCTGTGGATCGATGACGAAGTGATCTGCGGCGTCGGCCGCCTTGGCGAATGGTTCGGCTATATGCATTGGCCGGGAGTCGAACCTGATCTGATCGCCGCCGGCAAAGGGTTGAACGGCTCGGCATTGCCGGTCGGCGCGGTCATCGCCAGTAAGGAAATTTCTGAGCATTTTGAAGCTGCGCGCTGGTGGAGCGGCAGTACCTGGGATGGCCATCCGCTGGTCTGTGCCACCATCGTCGGCAATCTCGAATACATGCTGGCCAACAACATGCTGCAACAGGTGCGTCAGCGCGGCGCCTACCTCAAAGAGCGCCTCGACGCCCTTGATGAGAAACACCCGTCCATCGGCCGTGTGTCGGGGCGCGGCCTTTTCTATACGGTCGATCTGATAAACGGCGAGGGCACACCGATCGTGCCGGAAGACCGGTATTCGGCATTTACCGGTGATCTCACGCAGATGCCCAATAACATCATCGCCGGCGAAAACGCCAAGCGCGGCATCTTCCTCGGTGGATTCACGCCTAACACTATCAAGCTCGGGCCGCCGTTTACGATCACCCAGGACGAGATTGACCTGGCAATCGATTCTCTAGATCAGGCGCTCGATATTATCGACGACAAGTTCGTCAAGAATTAA
- a CDS encoding HAMP domain-containing sensor histidine kinase, producing MLRALDRLASCWVKDQDYPDLDDRLRAKVFVVAHFLSPNLALAIAAMLYFGADVATPSLYWLVLGFALFFVYPFVIKWGLSYRAASVPSLVQFSLLIFSALYYFNGIQSFVIPWIASIPVIGMLFLGVRGAILTCLLATAGLLTMLLLYLSGHEFPQTVVGEWRSLAFIFSAALCVIFISGAVLSHLSLYDLSQRRLKLELMRHQQTTARYRQARDAANQASLAKSRFLATASHEFRTPLTTIQAGVDLLLRYRDKIDEAQGAEYLRDVTRQVKTITRLLDNLLLVGEEDATDIVFQPEAIKLADVCEDMLRQMRLGAQESQGLKINFSGDCKTAFMDEGIVRRILSNLLSNAIKYSPRESEVLLTVTRRDDSVEIRVDDQGEGIAEDEVERIFERYYRVSSTSRVGGTGLGLSIVRAAVEAHHGTIRVESQSGEGSSFIVTLPASPVEI from the coding sequence TTGTTGCGTGCATTGGACCGTTTGGCGTCGTGCTGGGTCAAGGATCAGGATTACCCAGACCTCGATGACAGATTGCGGGCAAAAGTTTTTGTTGTCGCGCATTTCCTGTCGCCCAACCTGGCGCTTGCCATCGCGGCCATGCTCTATTTTGGCGCCGATGTTGCGACACCGAGCCTCTATTGGTTGGTCCTCGGGTTCGCCCTCTTTTTCGTTTATCCCTTTGTTATCAAATGGGGACTATCTTACCGCGCCGCCAGCGTACCTTCTCTGGTGCAGTTTTCGCTGCTGATTTTTTCAGCGCTTTACTATTTCAACGGCATCCAATCGTTCGTAATCCCCTGGATTGCCTCGATTCCGGTGATCGGCATGTTGTTTCTTGGCGTGCGCGGCGCAATTTTGACCTGCCTCCTGGCAACGGCCGGACTCTTGACCATGCTCCTGCTCTATCTATCCGGGCACGAGTTTCCGCAGACGGTGGTCGGAGAGTGGCGCTCGCTGGCGTTTATCTTTTCGGCCGCGCTGTGCGTCATATTCATATCGGGCGCCGTGCTTTCTCATTTGAGCCTGTATGATTTGTCGCAGCGCCGTTTGAAACTCGAGTTGATGCGGCACCAACAAACGACGGCTCGGTATCGTCAGGCAAGAGACGCGGCGAATCAGGCCAGCCTCGCAAAATCGCGATTTTTGGCCACCGCTTCGCACGAATTTCGTACGCCTCTCACGACGATTCAGGCCGGTGTCGACCTACTGTTGCGATACCGCGATAAGATTGACGAAGCTCAAGGGGCGGAGTACCTCCGCGATGTCACGCGGCAGGTAAAAACGATCACACGGCTCCTGGATAATCTTTTGCTGGTCGGCGAAGAAGACGCGACCGATATCGTTTTTCAGCCTGAGGCGATCAAGCTCGCCGATGTCTGCGAGGACATGCTGCGACAAATGCGCCTTGGCGCCCAGGAAAGCCAGGGATTGAAAATCAATTTTTCCGGAGATTGTAAAACCGCATTTATGGACGAAGGGATCGTTAGACGAATCCTCTCGAACCTGCTGTCGAACGCGATTAAATATTCGCCGCGCGAGTCCGAAGTCTTGCTTACAGTGACGCGCCGCGACGACAGTGTCGAGATTCGCGTTGACGATCAGGGTGAAGGCATTGCCGAGGACGAAGTCGAACGTATCTTCGAACGCTATTACCGCGTGAGCAGCACGTCACGGGTGGGCGGCACCGGCCTGGGATTATCGATCGTCAGGGCGGCCGTGGAAGCGCATCACGGGACGATCCGGGTGGAAAGCCAGAGCGGCGAGGGAAGCAGCTTTATTGTGACCTTGCCGGCTTCTCCCGTTGAGATATGA